Proteins encoded by one window of Thermobaculum terrenum ATCC BAA-798:
- a CDS encoding sodium:calcium antiporter: protein MELLLAVLAVIAGMVLLEAGADKLTDAVQSLATRLRSSEAVVGLLTVGGEWEELVVVVVAALTGHIEIGIGNIIGSCIANLAGSLPLGMLWSRKLIPDRAAKIYSVVMLIATALATGVLWKGMNTGEGWLLVAAFVVYWSSLPLVIARGWLPSSAAEEESEEGNSLVMLAIILASLLVLALGAELVVRGSAEIARRLGVSEYAIGATIVAIGTTLPDKAISLVGGMKGSSGVVLANATGSNIFVLTLLLGLSAILGGAGGSSIGIDMWLLLGVSIAVTVMILRERLGRVEGALLLLFYAAYIAYALWRGA from the coding sequence ATGGAGCTTCTGCTGGCTGTACTGGCTGTCATTGCGGGCATGGTCCTCCTGGAGGCAGGCGCCGATAAGCTGACAGATGCTGTGCAGTCCCTGGCTACAAGGTTGCGCTCTTCGGAAGCCGTGGTAGGGCTGCTCACTGTCGGAGGCGAGTGGGAGGAGCTGGTGGTCGTGGTGGTCGCAGCCCTGACAGGTCATATAGAGATAGGCATCGGCAACATCATCGGCTCCTGTATAGCTAACCTTGCAGGGTCACTGCCGTTGGGGATGTTATGGTCCAGGAAGCTGATTCCCGACAGAGCTGCAAAAATCTACTCGGTAGTAATGCTGATCGCAACGGCGCTGGCTACTGGAGTCCTCTGGAAGGGGATGAACACGGGAGAAGGATGGCTGCTGGTCGCAGCCTTTGTGGTGTACTGGAGCTCCCTGCCACTTGTGATCGCCCGGGGCTGGCTACCCTCCTCGGCTGCCGAGGAGGAATCAGAGGAGGGCAACTCCCTTGTTATGCTGGCGATTATCCTGGCCTCGCTCCTGGTACTGGCTCTGGGTGCAGAGCTGGTAGTAAGGGGATCTGCGGAGATCGCACGAAGGCTGGGAGTCTCTGAATACGCCATAGGCGCCACCATCGTCGCCATAGGCACGACGCTCCCGGACAAAGCTATCAGCCTGGTGGGAGGCATGAAGGGTAGCTCGGGAGTGGTGCTGGCTAATGCCACTGGCTCCAACATATTCGTCCTGACGTTGCTGCTGGGATTGTCAGCCATCCTCGGTGGAGCGGGTGGCTCATCGATCGGCATAGATATGTGGTTGCTGCTCGGGGTTTCGATAGCGGTGACGGTCATGATACTGCGAGAGCGTCTGGGACGCGTGGAAGGTGCCCTGCTGCTGCTGTTCTACGCGGCCTATATCGCTTACGCGCTGTGGAGAGGCGCTTAG
- a CDS encoding copper chaperone PCu(A)C translates to MQEMHPYESKHWLAKHIKRFAVLGTCLMPLLLLLAGCTTMAQGGPPLTPASEDISVSGAWVRVVPGGTGSAYMTITNNGGAEDALIGVSTDIASSAMIHRTEVKGGVASMTMVDRLPIPAHGKVELSPGGYHIMLEGLRQQLSPGDEVVLRLRFERAGEVMVRAEVRRQ, encoded by the coding sequence ATGCAGGAAATGCACCCCTACGAGAGCAAACACTGGCTTGCGAAGCACATCAAGCGCTTTGCTGTCCTTGGCACCTGTCTGATGCCCCTACTCCTCCTGCTGGCGGGCTGCACCACGATGGCACAGGGCGGCCCGCCTCTCACTCCTGCTTCCGAAGATATATCTGTAAGTGGAGCCTGGGTACGAGTTGTGCCGGGCGGTACGGGCTCGGCCTACATGACGATCACCAACAACGGTGGGGCGGAGGATGCCCTGATCGGGGTCTCTACGGACATCGCTTCCAGCGCGATGATCCACCGCACCGAGGTCAAGGGAGGTGTAGCATCTATGACCATGGTTGATCGTCTGCCGATTCCAGCCCATGGCAAGGTGGAGCTATCACCCGGAGGGTATCATATCATGCTCGAAGGGTTAAGGCAGCAGCTCTCTCCTGGAGATGAAGTGGTATTGCGTCTGCGCTTTGAACGTGCAGGGGAAGTCATGGTGCGTGCCGAGGTGCGCAGGCAGTAG
- a CDS encoding SCO family protein, translated as MLLRVPRIMWAGIAIVALMWAGLIALLVAQRMQGSTGPTDSQLADIRAGTIGPNGEGTRIDPPAPLKNFTLPSSNGGELSLHDLRGKYVLLFFGYTHCPDLCPTTLAQFRQIKQQLGSKAKDVSFVFVSVDPDRDTPAVLRRYVRSFDPSFIGLSGDHKVLDAIKSDYGLYYQLNKDEGANYTVNHSSSIYLIDPDGRLIMVYSYGTNTEVITRDLERMLS; from the coding sequence ATGCTCTTGCGTGTTCCCAGGATAATGTGGGCAGGCATCGCGATAGTGGCCCTCATGTGGGCAGGGCTGATAGCGTTGCTGGTTGCACAGAGGATGCAGGGCAGCACAGGCCCGACTGACAGCCAGCTGGCTGATATCCGTGCCGGCACGATTGGCCCCAATGGCGAGGGGACCAGGATAGATCCTCCTGCGCCTCTGAAGAACTTTACTCTGCCATCGAGCAATGGTGGAGAGCTCTCTCTGCACGATCTGCGTGGGAAGTACGTGCTCCTGTTCTTTGGGTATACCCACTGTCCGGACCTGTGTCCTACTACCCTGGCACAGTTTCGTCAGATCAAGCAGCAGCTGGGCAGCAAGGCAAAAGACGTGAGCTTTGTGTTTGTCAGCGTCGATCCTGACCGTGATACCCCTGCTGTGCTGCGCAGGTATGTGAGGTCTTTTGACCCCTCGTTCATAGGGCTCTCTGGAGACCACAAGGTACTTGATGCCATCAAAAGCGACTACGGTCTCTACTACCAGCTCAACAAGGACGAGGGCGCTAACTACACCGTCAATCACAGCTCGAGCATCTACCTGATAGACCCAGATGGGCGCCTGATCATGGTCTACAGCTATGGTACTAATACGGAGGTGATAACTCGTGACCTGGAACGCATGCTCAGCTAA
- a CDS encoding c-type cytochrome has protein sequence MTWNACSAKVARIVSVGVLSLLLAACGGGGGVATLAPSPSPTPQASAGQASPTPVPTASVSSPTPVASSGQASPTPASSAALIAEGEKLARSAGCLSCHTTNGRPLTGPTWKGLYGKTVELTNGQKVKADDNYIRQSILEPQSQVVKGYNPIMPSYQGRLSDDQIKAIIAYIKSLK, from the coding sequence GTGACCTGGAACGCATGCTCAGCTAAAGTAGCCAGAATCGTATCTGTGGGGGTGCTCTCGCTGCTGCTGGCCGCCTGTGGTGGTGGCGGTGGCGTGGCTACATTAGCGCCCTCCCCCTCTCCCACTCCGCAGGCGTCTGCTGGGCAGGCAAGCCCCACACCTGTTCCTACCGCGTCTGTATCATCTCCCACGCCGGTGGCGTCCAGCGGGCAGGCAAGTCCCACTCCCGCCTCCAGCGCGGCGCTCATTGCCGAGGGAGAGAAGCTGGCGCGCAGTGCTGGATGCCTTTCATGCCATACCACTAACGGCAGGCCGCTTACTGGCCCCACCTGGAAGGGTCTCTATGGGAAGACTGTGGAGCTGACGAACGGGCAGAAGGTGAAGGCCGACGACAATTACATACGCCAGTCCATCCTCGAGCCACAGTCGCAGGTCGTCAAGGGCTATAACCCCATAATGCCGTCCTACCAGGGCAGGCTGAGCGATGATCAGATCAAGGCGATCATCGCCTATATCAAGAGCCTGAAGTAG
- a CDS encoding MFS transporter has product MAVSGNTVVGSIWRNRDFLLLWIGQSVSMLGSRVSQFAFPLLVLAVTGSPARAGLVSALGTLPYLLVTLPAGALVDRWDRRRIMLLCDLGRAVALGSIPLAFTIGSLSWQHLAVVAMIDGTLSTFFSLAHSSALPHVVDRRQLSQALSAASTTDQASQMVGPLIGGLLYTLGRGLPFLVDAVSYVVSGAMLMGVRRHLQGHAHAPSGKKIWHDVRDGIHWLWKEPMLRFLLGVVGTIDLCSYGYTLIMVVLAQELGATPFQMGVLFATGGVGGILGALVTPWLHARLRFGTMLLGVIWVWVLTWPPYAFAPNLWVLGVVNIVGWVLVPMLYVTEGSYRMTVVPDAFRGRVNSVWRMLTIGLQPVSVAITGWMLGALGPTWTILLSTIPQAVAAIAALLYKPLREAPKLAEIARDTATSGS; this is encoded by the coding sequence ATGGCTGTGTCTGGTAATACTGTGGTTGGTAGCATATGGCGTAATCGGGATTTCCTGCTGCTTTGGATCGGCCAGAGCGTATCGATGCTGGGCTCACGTGTCTCGCAGTTCGCCTTCCCCCTCCTCGTGCTCGCGGTCACGGGCTCGCCGGCACGAGCTGGTCTGGTGAGCGCTCTGGGCACTCTGCCGTACCTGCTGGTCACTCTGCCAGCCGGCGCTCTGGTGGATCGGTGGGACAGGCGCAGGATCATGCTCCTGTGTGATCTTGGAAGAGCAGTAGCTCTGGGCAGCATACCACTGGCATTTACCATTGGAAGCCTGAGCTGGCAGCACCTGGCAGTGGTAGCCATGATCGACGGTACGCTCTCAACGTTCTTCAGCCTGGCACACAGCTCGGCGCTGCCCCATGTGGTGGATCGCAGGCAGCTCTCGCAGGCGCTCTCGGCTGCCTCGACGACCGATCAAGCCTCCCAGATGGTAGGACCCCTCATTGGAGGCCTGCTGTACACCCTCGGGAGGGGATTACCCTTCCTGGTAGATGCAGTCTCCTACGTCGTATCCGGAGCCATGCTGATGGGTGTGCGCAGGCACCTGCAGGGACACGCACACGCCCCTTCGGGGAAGAAGATCTGGCATGACGTGCGCGATGGCATCCACTGGCTGTGGAAGGAGCCGATGCTGCGCTTCCTGCTGGGAGTGGTAGGCACGATCGACCTCTGCAGCTACGGCTACACCCTGATCATGGTGGTGCTCGCACAGGAGCTGGGGGCTACACCCTTCCAAATGGGGGTGTTGTTCGCCACTGGAGGTGTGGGAGGAATATTGGGTGCGCTCGTGACCCCCTGGTTACACGCCAGGTTGCGCTTCGGCACCATGCTGCTGGGGGTGATCTGGGTATGGGTGCTTACATGGCCTCCCTACGCCTTTGCTCCTAACCTGTGGGTGCTGGGGGTGGTGAACATAGTAGGCTGGGTGTTGGTTCCCATGTTGTACGTCACGGAGGGCAGCTACAGGATGACCGTCGTGCCCGATGCTTTTCGTGGACGGGTAAACTCTGTGTGGCGGATGCTGACTATTGGTCTGCAGCCGGTATCAGTGGCGATAACAGGATGGATGCTGGGAGCACTTGGCCCAACATGGACCATCCTGCTGTCTACAATCCCTCAGGCAGTGGCCGCGATAGCGGCCCTGCTCTATAAGCCGCTGAGAGAGGCCCCGAAGCTGGCTGAGATCGCCCGTGATACAGCTACTTCAGGCTCTTGA